DNA from Toxoplasma gondii ME49 chromosome X, whole genome shotgun sequence:
AGCAGAAACCgctcccttttcttcgagGAAGTAAAAACAAGTGTGGTGTTCGAGTCATGGAAAACCCCAAGGGCATGTAAGTtttcatatatatgtatatgtatatatatatatatatgtatgtctatatctgtatatacatgtatatattgaTACGGTGTTTCTTGTGAGGGTTTTGGACGTTTTGAGAGCTGGATTAGGCTTCTTGGCGGTTCCAAGTTTTTTCCGACTTTTTGTGGCACCTTTGATCTCCGATGTCGCGTCTGTAAACTATGGAAAAAGTGAAACTcgcagcgagaggcgaaagtctctcctttcgcgaAAGCTCGTCCTCGGGGCTCGCAAACGAACTTTTCATTTTTCCCTCAAAGCATAGATTGACGACTGTCAGTTGTTCCGAGATCTCCGATAATGGACCTTTGCACGGACTCGAAGTCACGCAGTTTACCGTGTGTAGACGCAACGAGAGACCTAGGCATCCGCGGACTAAAGATTTTCGAGATCGCACCGACAGCTGCGTGGTTGAAAAGGCAGCAGTTTTCACATatcgaaaggagacacctaAGCGACTGTGTAGCAAGGGGCAGAGCACTGGTACGAGAAGGAAGCTTtgttctccatctcctctgACTAGGCAAGTATGTTCGATGTTGCATGGCCTCCTCCATTGCACTCAACCGAATAAAAGAGAAGACCGAAGTTACGCTGTCCTCGCTGTACTCTCATTAGAAAGAATGAAACATGTTATTCGCCTTCTGCACCCAAAGAAAAGAATAAgacgcttccttcttctacATCCCCCCCTGTCCTCAAAAGGCGAATGGAAaatgctttcttcttcctgtgctCCACCACACAAAGCGCCGTCGTCTGACAACAGAACTGCCGAGTCGCCACGCAGAAACCCAATTTTTTTCTCACGCGCTTTCGTAGACACGAGTCGAGTCTGCGTACCTGATATGCGGGTGTAGGGAGTCCACCTGGAAAGGCTTCAACGAAAAAGGACGAGTTCGTCTTTccagaggaacggagagaagtcAGGCCGTAGGCACATCGCAGTTTCCCTCTTGTAGTCTAAGCGTCATGGTGTccatctgaaaaaaaaacaatcTCCTCTATCCGGCCCCAATGCGCTTCCAACAGACACATCGAACATGAATATGACACAGAAGTATGCAAATAcctatatataaatatatatatatatatatatatatatatttatacatatgcatatatacgtatttgtttatatatatatatatatatgcatatataaatatatatatatatatataaataggATTATATTGAGACGTCAAAACCAGAGCacgggaagcagagacaaatGGGTGTACAATCATACAGAGACGTAATTATGAGCAGAAGGCATTGAGGTATTTTGAGACGTGGAAGTTGCgagcgacaaagaggaagacagacaaTTTAGGAGGCAGCAGAACTTTGCTTTCTACGTAGAGATGTCTGTTTGAAACTATCAAGTCGGTTGTTGATGAGGAATCTGGAAACATTCCATGATCGGAGAGCAATGACAGTATTCATTTTTCCCAGAGAGCAACGAGAGCTTGCAGTTGAGGAAAGACAAATCTGCTTGTTCAACCCAGCACTCAGCCGTTGCTGTTTTCGAGTCCAAAAAAGAATGGCGACTGTTGTTCTTCAACACTCGCTTGAATTTGTGCCAGACGCAATCGCATTACCTTCCTCTCGAACGCCTCCCACAGAGTCACTGCAGCAAGCTCCACGCTGCTCCTCCGATGTCTCCTGAAGCCCGATTCGccatctgcttctccttcggcgtcttctgcttcttctctttcttcgtctgctacttctctttcttcttctctttctgtgtggAGCGTCTCAGTCACGGCGTTCTGACACAGACTGAGCAGGCTGAGTCTCACGGCCTCCGCATCGAGAAAAAGCGGCTTCCCCGAGTTTCCTTCTGCGCTCTGGAGAGGCCCGTAGAGAGAGCAGTCGTTGCCTGAGACACGCCACGGCGAGATGAGAACTCCGCATGCTTCACATCCACTCCAGAACCCAGACGCGAGCATGCAgtggaaaaaaacgcaacGGATCTGCGCCGGAAGAACGACAAGAGCGCCGGAAGAACGACAAGAGAGCACGACTCTGTCGAGGAAAGTCGCCGACGAACGCAGAACCAATGCTTCTTCAAGAGAGAACACGCTGAGAcagcagaagggagagggTGAAAGGCGATTCGGGGGAGAAACGACGCCCGTCTGTCgtggtttctctctttctctcaagGAAGACTTCCATCCAGCGTTTCATGTTAAACAGACTGTATCCTCTTCAGAGATAACGCTCAAACGATTACTCCCTGATGTTCACATTTCTTCCCTGCCGTGATGTACACCTCTGTCCTGTATTTGAATCTCTGTTCCTTTATCTGGATCTCTTggatttcctttttctctccgttgtggaaacctctttctgttttttttgacCTGAATCTCCTAGTCTTTCGTCTTGCTTCTCACGAGGCGTCTATCCGCCGTTAGGCTGCGATCAACCTCGGACCGGTCATACGCATCCCTGgcgctgtgtttctcttcccctcatTTGTGTTCTCCtgcctcgagtttctcttccttgtctggGGTTTGCGAATAAAGCAAGACTTCCGTGAATGTTGAGGCTCACGGTCCGGGGCGATGTGCCACCAAACCTCCGCAGCGAAATCGGAAATGTCGGGACCTCACTTTAAAGCATTTCTGACGCGGGGATCTGCCCTCCCGTGGTGTCCAAAACCTCTTCGATGCGCGCGTCCAGATCTACACTGTGACCGTTTTCAAGGCGCTTGACGAACGCACACAGGCAGTTCTCCCTCCTGGTCCCTGAACGACACTTTGCGTTCTTTATTTACAAGAGATTGCGCTTTGGTTTTTCGCCCCAGACGCAATTGGCGAGCTGCAACTCGACTCCAGCAAGGCCGGAGGAGCAGTGTGCAGCTCCTCAAAGGTGTTCCATGAACAGACGCCTTACCGCGAAGCCTGAGGACATGAAATAGCGACGCCAGTGCGACAGGGTGCGGCTGCTCTGCCTCGAGTTCCGCCGAGAGAGCCCCCAAGACGCCGCAGGTCGTCGCcaagtgtctgtacactccgCGCCGGTAGCAGTACGCGTTGGCGGCGGGGAGGAAGCAGGCGAAAGGAGGCCAGCTGAACGGCAGCCGGAGAAGGCGTTGCGAGAAGGTCGGGAAGTCGAGCAGCCGTGCACTTTGCGCGGCAAAGAGAGAATGCATGAAACACCTCCAGGCGTCCGGTCCGCGTCCGACCTGAGGAAGGGGGACTTTCGGAGTGCAGCGCAACTGCCGCGTTCTTGTTGTGCttgcagggaagaagaagcggtcagcggagggggagaagaggaactctCTGCGTCCTAGCCTTTCCTCTGAGGGCTCcgacgaaggggaagaggaggcgcgggACGGAGCAGAAGTGTTCCAGAAAAacggcagagacaggggCCTAGAGAGCAGCTCTGACAGCGACGAGAAGGCCGCCGCGAAACGGCGAACCAGCGCGCGTTGCCATCTCCGCGAATCCGCCAGCGGCCAAGGGAAACGAAGCCCCAAACgagaagcaacagaagaaaacgaagaagagagagaagacgaaaatggagaagaaggagaccaagaagaggaagaggacgggCAAGATGGGGTCGGGGAGATTACAGAGACTGCCGGCGAGGTGCGGCGTCCGTGGCCAGCGGCGGGGAGGTTGAGAGCCTGTCGGCCCCGCTGTGGtctgcggtgtacgtacacctgcgCGTAGAGAGGCAGGAGCGCGGGAAAGAGGAGGCGGCCGAAGAGCGCGATGAGGTCGACGGCGCGATAGGGCACAGAGAATGGATTGGTCTTCGTCAGACTCGGGGCTTTTTCCGAGGACCGCGAGGCAGCCGGTAGccaagaaggaaggaaggagtAGAACGAAGAGAGTCGGGACGAGGCGGGAGGTGCaccagaagcagcagaagagtccggagagaaacggggagCCCACGGCGCGTCAGCGCAGGCGTTTGTGCCCCAGGATCGACCTGCTCTCCCCGCCTGCGAAGACGGGAGATCCGACGCTGAGGGAGCATCGACGGAAGCGAATTCACGAGGTGGAAGCGGCGGTGACGACGaacaggaagacgacgaagaggaagaagaagaagacgaagaaaaggaagacgaagatgccgaagaagaggcagaagaaccGGAAGAGGGACAAGAGGGCggggacgaggaagaagtgtTTGATGTTGGGGTCAGGGTATCATGTATGAATGTTagagcgcgcgagagagaaatcaTCAGAGAAGGCGGCTGCTCGCTCTGTGAAGACAGAGGTTTGTCGGCTGCGCTGtttgcagaagcagaggtcCGCGGAGAAGGGGAATGCGAACAAGAGCGAGGCGTTCGAGGACAAGGCACAACAGACCCCGATGAGCAGCAGGGGAACGCGGCGCGTGAGGCTGGTCCACCGGCGATGCCACAGAGATCATGGACGAGAGCAGCCAGATGTgagcgagaggcgcgcgaggCGCAGGGGTGCGccgacgcgtctctcccctgttCGCAGCGTCTTCGGTCTGGAGCGGAGGCGCACCACGACccaagaggagacgacgccgGTCTGTCTGTCGGGAGAAACGAGGCCTTCGCAGGAGCCGCAAGAGGCCTCGAGGCCGAGGTGTCTGTGAAGCCCCCGGCAGGACGCGCGGAAACAAAGACGGCCGACGAGGAAATCTTGGGAGGGCGACGCACAGATGCAGCAGGAAAAGAATGGCGAGCACTGAGAGAGGGCAGGCGCTCCGGAGCGCGCGAAGAGGCGAGCAGGCGAGAGGCAGCGGGGGGGGCAGCGAATCGCCAGtggggaggagaggggagagtgGGGAACGAcgcggagaagcgaagggaagggaagcagcagagcacgaaagcgaaaacgaagactggggagaagaagcggggaGAGACGTGTGTTCGTCGTTCTTGCCTCAGAGGAGGGGAaagggagcagagagagcgatcTGGAGATctgcggcagagacgcgacgacgacgaaaaGCGGGGATTCTCTCTGAGAGGCGTGACGCGTCTAGGAACCAAACAACAAGGCAGAGAAGTGAGCAAGTGATGAACGCGACGGGACTTCAGTGCAGCGGTCGACTTCTGTCCTCGTTTCGTGAGAGAGAtgctgtcttctgtctcgcctccagttgccgtctccgcttttctttcGACAGATTCACCTCCAGCTTTTCGTTTCGGCTCGGCCTCGCGGCAGTCAGCGCTGCGTGCTCCAGGGTGGcgtctcgtgtctctgcttcggtGCATCTTTGCCCTCCGTCCTCGCCTCGTGGTGGAAACAGCGGCAAGTCTGGGCGATCAACGTCCTGCGACCTTGCAGCTGTCCCCAGTTGCGGCTCGGCGCATCTGCActctgttcgtctctccgccgTTGCGTATCGCCGGTTCAGGGTGTTACAgggtctctctttcgcgggGATGATGACAGAAGGCTTCCTGCGTCCGGGCACCCAGGACGAGCCGCGAACGGCCAGTCGAACGCGTCGGCGAGACTCCACAGAAAAGCcacttcgtttctctcagTTGTCTCGGCACCCCTCGCTCACGCGGATGCTGCCATCCTGCTGCGTTTCACCTGCGCCTCCTTGTCTTGCTCGAGAGTCCTCAAACCTACATACACTCCTACAGACGCAGGCCTGCATACCGAATACAGGCATctacatgtacatatttaCATGTAGATATATCCAGatacgcatacatatacacagagatacagacagatacatatatacatatgtaccGTAGGGAAAGGAATGTGTGAAGAGATATGCTTGTTTGTTGGACACTGTATATGGGTCAATTGACAAGAAGTTGTGCAGTTGCATTTA
Protein-coding regions in this window:
- a CDS encoding hypothetical protein (encoded by transcript TGME49_226330~Predicted trans-membrane domain (TMHMM2.0):124-147), with the translated sequence MHRSRDTRRHPGARSADCREAEPKRKAGGESVERKAETATGGETEDSISLTKRGQKSTAALKSRRVHHLLTSLPCCLVPRRVTPLRENPRFSSSSRLCRRSPDRSLCSLSPPLRQERRTHVSPRFFSPVFVFAFVLCCFPSLRFSASFPTLPSPPHWRFAAPPAASRLLASSRAPERLPSLSARHSFPAASVRRPPKISSSAVFVSARPAGGFTDTSASRPLAAPAKASFLPTDRPASSPLGSWCASAPDRRRCEQGRDASAHPCASRASRSHLAALVHDLCGIAGGPASRAAFPCCSSGSVVPCPRTPRSCSHSPSPRTSASANSAADKPLSSQSEQPPSLMISLSRALTFIHDTLTPTSNTSSSSPPSCPSSGSSASSSASSSSFSSSSSSSSSSSSCSSSPPLPPREFASVDAPSASDLPSSQAGRAGRSWGTNACADAPWAPRFSPDSSAASGAPPASSRLSSFYSFLPSWLPAASRSSEKAPSLTKTNPFSVPYRAVDLIALFGRLLFPALLPLYAQVYVHRRPQRGRQALNLPAAGHGRRTSPAVSVISPTPSCPSSSSSWSPSSPFSSSLSSSFSSVASRLGLRFPWPLADSRRWQRALVRRFAAAFSSLSELLSRPLSLPFFWNTSAPSRASSSPSSEPSEERLGRREFLFSPSADRFFFPASTTRTRQLRCTPKVPLPQVGRGPDAWRCFMHSLFAAQSARLLDFPTFSQRLLRLPFSWPPFACFLPAANAYCYRRGVYRHLATTCGVLGALSAELEAEQPHPVALASLFHVLRLRGNDCSLYGPLQSAEGNSGKPLFLDAEAVRLSLLSLCQNAVTETLHTEREEEREVADEEREEAEDAEGEADGESGFRRHRRSSVELAAVTLWEAFERKMDTMTLRLQEGNCDVPTA